AAGAAGTTGGTGATCGTTGGGGACGGTGCTTGTGGGAAGACATGTCTGCTCACGGTTTTCACCAAAGACCTCTTCCCTGACGTCTATGTGCCTACTGTATTTGAGAACTATGTGGCAGACATTGAAGTGGATCAGAAAGAGGTAAGGGATGATGTCACCTGGTTGGAAGTCTGACTGCTGGCTTACTTAGTgagcaaacagacaaaaacaagtcTTTCTTGGAAGGTGGGCCCTAATATTTTACAATTactttttgaagttttaaaattatgataCTTGTCGTGACTAATTATGAATACCATTATTAGTAAATTGCAATGTCTTAAAATTGcaatgtctaaaaataaaatattctaatgatttcattttctataaaatcatgtgaataattttattctcccattagaccaaaaataaaaaatcaaagcacttttgtattctttttcagtatttattgcTGAGAATAAAATCCAAAGTTTACCATTctactttcattttgttctaCTTTCTAACTCACGCACTTTACCATGTAGTCTGTAGTTGCTGCGTcttcttttcacttttcaatTAGAAACCACATACACTTTAGAACATAACAGAGAACTGGAATGAAAGGGGTGcgctgttttaattttcttcagaaataaaaatgtaaagagggAGACATGCATTTGTACTCAGCCCTTCAGAAGCAATTATTTTGTACAACCACAGTTTGAAGCAATTATAACTTTAGTCTTTGGGGTACATAGCtatcaaatgaaaaatgactgcttacattgttttttgtcagcaaaaaacaatttgtttttagtGAGTCAAAGGCTCTAGAACAGATTATATACTTGAGAAAAAGAAACCATTATAAAATTATGTGAAATCAACATTTATctaatattattacattttaagttttatttcatgCAGCATAGTTTTGTCACGttataaaatgcaaacaaaaaaaacttaaagtatTGTTAAAGGATTTATATAAAAGAcgctaaaaaatatatatttttttgtttaaaataatattaaaacagaCAACATAATTTCCATGATCATCAAAATACTGTGTAGACCTAACTTTCTGTAACGATTACAGAAATTTTCTAAACTTATACATTTGCTCTTTTATCAGATACAGTTGGCACTTTGGGACACAGCAGGTCAGGAAGACTATGACCGACTGAGGCCGCTTTCCTATCCAGACACTGATGTAATCCTTCTGTGCTTCTCTGTGGTCAGCCGGGACAGTTTAGGTATTGTTTGTGACCTGGGTTGAAAGtaatatctatctatccatctgCTGACCCaagatttacattttgtcatgtggTGATGTacactgtcaaaaaaaaaaaagactctgatttatggtaaaataaCGGCAGTTGTGGTTACTAGaattttgctgtatttataCAGTAAATCCTTATTTATCggcatttataaataatatggTAAAATTTTGGTTCTGTGGTTCTGACAGTCGTGGTATCTTACCCTAAAGCAGGCACACAAAGAAGATGGTACTTTCAATGCAGCTGGTCCCTGTGTGAGCATGTACCACTTGCCTtgattacttaaaataaaagcttggaACCAGACTTCTCGCATATCCTTAgaacaaaagcagaagtttttttataacttaacaGAAGGAAAACCCAGACATCTTCTCCCTGGTCACTCTCTCCAGCTCATTCTGGGGGACCCCAAGGCATTCCCATGCCAGAAGGTTATTCATATAATATAATCCCCTCAGCTAGTGCAGTCATACATGAGGTCTCCTACCAGTGGGACATGTAAAATCTGAAGAGATTAGCACACAGGATGCATGCTGATATCTGAACTGGAGTTCAGATATCAGTGAAGAAGCATCCCCTCTACGCCTAACCCTATTACTAAGTTTGAGTCCAACCACCCTATGGATAAAGTTCATACCCAGATGACACCCCTTTCATGACAGTATCCAACAATTGAAACCTGAAGATGTGAAGAGCAGACTCTGTTGCTCAGTTACCATCCCTGAAGGTGGTGATCCCTCATTTGTCGTGTAAAGCCCAGCTGTGGTTAAGCTCCTGAGGCCAAGGTTTAACCACAAGACACTTGCCTGGTTCCCCACCTGCCTGACTTTGGGAAAAGGCTCCAAAACCCGGGCAATCTCATCTCTTGTGATCTGCCAAATAATCCAAATCCTTGAATCACTTCTTGTCTGACCCAGCTCCTGAAGTCAATTTGCCAATTTAAGTGACCCTACCAGGATCCTAATCAATGGACAACATAGCCTTCATGATGATAGGGTCCCACCACATTAAGGTGGCGATTCAAAAGAGGAGCTAATAATGATAGAATTAGGTTTTATTTAGCATATTATAGATTAGGAAAGTGATTTATGTTGCtaattgatacatttttttctttactttttgcagtaaatgttaaagaaaagtgGACTCCTGAAGCGAAACACTTCTGTCCTCATGTTCCCATAGTCCTGGTGGGGAACAAAACGGATCTTCGCGACGATGAGAGTGTCAGAAAAATGCTTGCCAAACAGAACGAGGCATGTTGAGTtagttgtttatattttttgtgtagcTCAAAATAACTATGTATTTTTGTCTACTTAAAAATCACGAAATGTGTAAATCtatgaaatttgttttcagGAGCCAATTAAATATGAAGAGGGCAAAGACATGTCTACACAAATTGCCGCCTACAGCTACCAGGAGTGTTCTGCTAAAAACAATGATGGCGTGAGGCAAGTCTTTGACACTGCAGCTAAGGCAGCGTTGACGTACAAGAGACATCAGAAGAAGAGTCACTGTGCGCTTTTATAAGTAGCGCTATCTTGAAGCTCTCATGATGGGCAGATCCTAAATCTTTAGAACTTAAAGGGAGGAATTTAAAGCCAAAACGTTTCAAACCAAGGCTGATTTGTACATCACgaagaacaaagacaaaaacagctacgctacagaaaaactgtaatgAGAGTCATGACCTTGTACAAAATCAATTTgtaatttggtttaaaaataataattgctaATAGTAACATAAATCTTTCTTGACACCATAACACCACAATTTTAAATGCCAAGACATTTTTGTACCACACTGTGAAATTCATTAACCAGGGGATCAATTCACAAACAGATGAGCTGAATTAGCcttcatattttgtcactgagtctaatataatatatactgtattgTCTTCACAAGGCATTGTATATTTTTAGTCTCCCTTTTAAGCCATCATATCTCCATTATACTGTCCTGTATACCTATGATCTTTTCAGccatattttaactttataacTCAATTATCATGAGATTCTGAATAtagaaaataaactaatattCTGTTactggtgaaatattttttgttagttaCAAGTTTTGGTTGTGGTATCTTccttttaatgattttttttgtgagtaCTTTTTGTTGCATTCAGTTATCATTTACTGCAAcaatttgatgtttattttaatacctTTCATAAAACGTCTTGCATGCTTTCATATTCGGTCAAACGTTTTACGAAATAGCCTAGGATCATATCCAATTTCAGATTTACTTGCCATATTGTCAAGAGATTACACTGTCATAAAATTTGTAAAACACAGTGgtctttttctttaatgtaaGGATATTGTGTTGTTCAAATACTTTATTGAACAGCAGCTTCAACAGAAACTGTAATATAAGAATATGTATTGTACTTGCAGGGAAATGCAAGCAGTAATgcatgttataatgtttttgtaaaggtATTTCATTCAATGaagtgaatgaaaaagaaataaggCAGACTGTACTGGATGTCCGGACCTGAttctttattttgctaaaaaaaaaaaaaaacacaaaaatgaggaggtatcagattttagtggatatattatcaaagtttttttttggaggACGGTAAAGCAGTAGATTGCACTGTTGCCTGACAGCAAGgaagtcctgggtttgattcctggcTATGTTTCTGGGTTCTGGGTTGGAATCTTAGCCACAAAGAAAGAGCCCTGT
The genomic region above belongs to Xiphophorus maculatus strain JP 163 A chromosome 1, X_maculatus-5.0-male, whole genome shotgun sequence and contains:
- the LOC102233685 gene encoding transforming protein RhoA-like yields the protein MGSIKKKLVIVGDGACGKTCLLTVFTKDLFPDVYVPTVFENYVADIEVDQKEIQLALWDTAGQEDYDRLRPLSYPDTDVILLCFSVVSRDSLVNVKEKWTPEAKHFCPHVPIVLVGNKTDLRDDESVRKMLAKQNEEPIKYEEGKDMSTQIAAYSYQECSAKNNDGVRQVFDTAAKAALTYKRHQKKSHCALL